Part of the Clostridium sporogenes genome, TAGCTGTGTAGCAGCTAATATACATGTTAAAAATTTACCATCAAATACAACTGCTGCCAAAGAAGATTTACTAAAACTACCCACCTTTGATAAGATTACAAAAAAAGATGTAGGTCATCTTAAATTTATAGGAGTAGATGAATTTGGTCATAAAGTATATACTATAAGTGTACAATATAAACCTAATATAGTAATACCAGCTCTTAGAGACATGTATACAGAAATCAAAGGATTTGATGATGATTTAATATTGGTTAGTTCTCAACCTTTTGTAAATACATGGATGAAAATTGGTGGTTTTACATCTAGAAAATTAGGTATCGTGCCTATAGGAAGACCTATTGTAACTTATGGTACATTAAAATCCTATAAGGAAATTGTTAATTTAGTTGAAAAAGTAAAAAAGAAAATACAAATTGGTGTCCCAATGTAAAACTTTGAGACACCAATTTGTATTTTAATAATGCTTTTTATATGAAATTAATTTTTACTTTCTCTTTTATGTTTTAACTTGATCCAAATAATCTACCTACTTGATATACCTAATTTATCAGATATCTTATGTAAATCTATTTCTATATCTTTTACTTTTCTTCATCTATCATATTTATAACTAAAAATATATTTTAATATTAATTGCAAACTTGTTCTTTTTCTAATACTTCTAAAATCATATTAGTCCTACTTATATCATAAGTGGTAAATTGTTTTTTAGCCTTTTGTATATCGTTATAAACCTTCCAATAACCACAATATATACATTCTCTCTTTGGGTCTTGTATAAAAGATTTTACTTCCTCTAAAGGTATACCTAAAAAAATACCTATTTCATGAGGACAAGTATCTTTAAACCTACTTTTTAATTTTAATAAAAATGACTCTTCATTAGAAAAATCTCTATATCCTATCTCTTTTAAAAATTCTAAGTTGTATTTATTGTATAGTACCTTATTTAAGGCTTCTTTATGATAAAACAAAATAGTTGTGCATTTATCTGTTTTTTTCAATTCTATATAATTAATTTTGTAAATTTCTAAAAATCCTTTTTTATATTTACTCCATAATAAATCTAAATTTTTACCGCTTGTGCTTAAAGTAACAATAGTGGATGGTTTTACTCCATCTAAGGTTGGAGCAATTAAATACAAAAGCAAGGAATATAAATATTTTTTATTTTCCATGGCATTTATAACATTCATATACTTTGTCACTAAATTTCTACTCATATTTAACTCCTTTTAGTGTATTACTTCCTTTCACGTTAATTTAATAACACTCTTAACATTAATTTTCCCCTATGGTATCCTTTAATGTTTTCTCAATGCTAGTCCAAGCTCTTCTAGAATAAACTATCCTAGTGTTTTGAGATTTACTTTGTTCTTTTATAGATTCTACAACAGTATGCCCAACATAATCTGTTAATACTAAAACTAAATCTGTATTGGTAGGTACCTGTATTTTTCTATGTCTAGTCCTTCTACCTGTAACATGACTTATTTTATTAAATCCCATTTCTTTTAAGTTTTCTTTTATGGTTTGAATCTTATCTCCTCCCACAACGAAAACGCTCATGAATAACACCCCTAAACTATCTATTTTTAATTTATATTATATCTTTCACCCCGAAACTGAGAATCAATTTCATTTAGATTATATAACAAATGAGCCATAAAATCAATAGTATTTAAGAAATAATTTGATATTTATTAATACAAAATAAAATGAATCATGTTTATTTATTAAAAAAGTAATACTGTGTCAAAATAGAATTAACTCTATTTTGACACAGCACTACTTTTTTTTGTATAGATGTTTGGTTTATGGGTAAAAACTAAAATTTTAGCTTTGTGTAACTATAATAATATTTCATACTATATATTTTAAACAAACTTATTTTTTGTTACTAAAAACATTAGTATACATTTCTTTTATTTCACTTATTAATGGATATCTTGGATTAGCTCCTGTACATTGATCATCAAAAGCTTGTTCAGACATTTCATCTAAAGTTTTAAAGAATTTATCTTTTGATACTCCTGCTTCTTCTATAGAAGTTGGAATATTTACTTCTGCTTTTAGTTTATCTATAGCTTTTATCAATAATTCCACTTTTTCATCATCAGTTTTTCCACCTAATGATAAATAATCTGCTATTTTTGCATATTTAGCTTTAGCATTTGGATATTTATATTGTGGGAAAGCAGTTTGCTTCCTTGGCATATCCTCAGAATTAAATTTAATTGTTTCATTTATTAATAAAGCATTAGCTATACCATGTGGTACATGATGCATAGAACCTAATTTATGAGCCATAGAGTGGCATACTCCTAAGAAAGCATTTGCAAAGGCCATACCTGCTATTGTTGATGCATGAGCCATTTTTTCTCTTGCTTCTATATCTTTAGCTCCTTCTTTATAAGCTTTTGGTAGATATTCAAATATAGTTTCTATAGCTTCTAAACATAATCCATCTGTATATTCTGATGCCATAACTGATACATAAGCTTCTACTGCATGAGTTAATGCATCAATTCCTGATGCTGCTGTTAATCCTTTTGGCATATTAAGCATTAAATCTGCATCTATTATAGCCATATCTGGAGTTAATTCATAATCTGCTAATGGATATTTTACTCCTGTTTTTTCATCAGTTATAACAGCAAAAGGAGTTACTTCTGAACCAGTACCTGCTGATGTTGCTACTGATATCATCATTGCTTTGTCACCCATATGTGGGAATTGATATACTCTTTTTCTTATATCCATAAATCTCATAGCTAAATCTTCAAATTCTACTTCTGGATGTTCATACATTACCCACATTATTTTAGCGGCATCCATAGCAGATCCTCCACCTATAGCTATTATTGTATCAGGATTGAAATCCATCATTTCCTTTGCACCTTTTTTAGCTATTTCTAAAGTTGGATCTGGGGCTACATCAAAGAATACTTTATAGCTTATTCCTATTTCATCTAATACATCTGTTGTCTTTTTAGCAACTCCTAATTCATATAACACCTTATCTGTAACTATAAAGGCCTTTTTCTTATTCATATTCTTTAATTCTTTTAAAGCTACTGGAAGACATCCATATTTAAAGTAAACTTTTTCTGGTACTCTAAACCAAAGCATATTCTCTCTCCTCTCAGCTACATTTTTAATATTTAATAAATGTTTTGGTCCTACATTTTCTGATACTGAGTTTCCACCCCAAGATCCGCAACCAAGAGTTAGAGATGGTGCTAATTTAAAGTTATATATATCCCCTATACCACCTTGAGCTGATGGCATATTTATAATTGTTCTTCCTGTTTTCATATTGTTTGAGAATTTTTCTACTTCTTCTTTACATTTTACTGTATTTATATATAATGAGGATGTATGTCCAAATCCTCCTAATTCTACTAATCTTTCTGCTTTAGCTAAAGCTTCTTCATAAGTTTTAACTTTATACATTGCTAAAACTGGTGATAATTTTTCATGAGAGAATGGTTCTTCTAATTCTACTGATTGAACTTCTCCAACTAAGAGTTTAGCCCAAGCTGGGACTTTGATTCCTGCCATTTCTCCTATTTTTTGTGGTGTTTGTCCAACAATTTTAGCATTTACATTTCCGTTAACTAAAATTATTTTTTTAACTTTTTCTGTTTCTTCTTTATTTAATATATAAGAACCTCTTAATTCAAATTCTTTTCTTACTTCTTCATATATGCTATCCATTACTATTACTGATTGTTCTGAAGCACAAATCATACCATTATCAAAAGTCTTAGAAAGTATTACTGAACTTACAGCCATTTTAATATCTGCTGTTTCATGTATTATAGCTGGTACATTTCCAGGTCCTACGCCTATAGCTGGTTTTCCTGAAGAGTAAGCTGCTTTAACCATACCTGGTCCACCTGTTGCAAGTACTAGATTTACATTGCTCATTACTGCATTAGATAATTCTAGTGTAGGTTCATCTATCCATCCTATTATTTCCTTTGGTGCTCCTGCTTTTACTGCTGCATCTAACACAATTTTTGCTGCCATTATTGTAGATTTTTTAGCTCTTGGATGTGGTGAAAAAATTATACCATTTCTAGTTTTTAAAGCTATTAATGATTTAAAAATAGCTGTTGAGGTTGGATTAGTTGTTGGAACTATTGCAGCAATTACACCTATTGGCTCTGCAATTTTTGTTATACCAAAAGCCTCATCTTTTTCTATTACACCACAAGTTTTTTCATCTTTGTATTTGTTATAAATATATTCAGATGCAAAATGATTTTTTATAACTTTATCTTCTACAATTCCCATTCCAGTTTCTTCTACTGCAAATTTTGCAAGTTTTATTCTTTCTTTATTAGCTGCTATAGCTGCTGCTTTAAATATTTTATCTACCTCATCTTGAGAATATGTTGAATAAATCTTTTGTGCTTCTTTAATTCTTTCAATTTTTTTCATAAGTTCTTCAGTGGTTGTAATTTTCATTAATAACACCTCTTTTAATAATAGTTTATTTTTTCACAAAGTTATCTAAAATATAAAAGTATTAATAATTAATAATACTTGGAGTTCCTTACTTGTTATTTATTTAACAATTTCATAATAATACTTTATTAAATCAAAGTCAATAGTATTTGTTAAACTTTTATCATATTTTATTTTGTTAACCTTTTCTTTTTTTTATTTTATTTTATTTTTATCACATAGTACATTTATAAAATTATTAATTTGATATATATAATTTGTTTGTAAATTACCCCCACTTATAGAAGGTAGCAAAACTTTACACGTTAATGTTAAAATTGAATTTATTATATTTAAAATTAATATTTATGGATAAAAAAATAACTATGAAAAAATATATTTTATAATATACTTTTTACATAGTTATTTTTATTACTAAAGGGTACTGTTTATCCGATGACTACCCGCTCTAACACTCCCATCTTCTTCAAAGTGGAAGTAAAGAGTGGCTACGTCCCTGGATAACGATTTCTAAGCTTTAGTAGGAGTAAAAACTCCCTCCAAAGCCAAGAACTCTGTTTATAGGATACTTATATAAAAAATTTATTCTATTATAGCTAACTCTTTACTATATTTATTTAAAACTTCACAACCATCTTCTGTTACTAAAACTAAGTCTTCTATTCTAACACCAACTTCACCTGGTAAGTATATACCTGGTTCTATTGAGAATATCATTCCTGGTTTTATTTCTTCAGTGTTAACTGCTGAAACGTCTCCTAAGTCGTGATCTTCTATACCAATTGAGTGTCCTGTTCTATGAGTAAAGTATTTTCCATATCCAGCTTTTTCTATAACATCTCTAGAAGCTTTATCTATATCACAGAATCTTACTCCTGGTTTAACAGCAGCTATACCTGCCATATTAGCAGCTACTACTGTATCATAAACTTCTTTTGAATGTTCTGGAACACTTTTATAGAAGAAAACTCTAGTCATATCTGAACAATAAGAATCTTTTACACAACCTATATCTAAAACTATGCAATCTCCTTCTTTAAGTTTAGAACCA contains:
- a CDS encoding DUF3189 family protein, with product MNIIMVIYHDVGGSHSSCVAANIHVKNLPSNTTAAKEDLLKLPTFDKITKKDVGHLKFIGVDEFGHKVYTISVQYKPNIVIPALRDMYTEIKGFDDDLILVSSQPFVNTWMKIGGFTSRKLGIVPIGRPIVTYGTLKSYKEIVNLVEKVKKKIQIGVPM
- the adhE gene encoding bifunctional acetaldehyde-CoA/alcohol dehydrogenase, producing MKITTTEELMKKIERIKEAQKIYSTYSQDEVDKIFKAAAIAANKERIKLAKFAVEETGMGIVEDKVIKNHFASEYIYNKYKDEKTCGVIEKDEAFGITKIAEPIGVIAAIVPTTNPTSTAIFKSLIALKTRNGIIFSPHPRAKKSTIMAAKIVLDAAVKAGAPKEIIGWIDEPTLELSNAVMSNVNLVLATGGPGMVKAAYSSGKPAIGVGPGNVPAIIHETADIKMAVSSVILSKTFDNGMICASEQSVIVMDSIYEEVRKEFELRGSYILNKEETEKVKKIILVNGNVNAKIVGQTPQKIGEMAGIKVPAWAKLLVGEVQSVELEEPFSHEKLSPVLAMYKVKTYEEALAKAERLVELGGFGHTSSLYINTVKCKEEVEKFSNNMKTGRTIINMPSAQGGIGDIYNFKLAPSLTLGCGSWGGNSVSENVGPKHLLNIKNVAERRENMLWFRVPEKVYFKYGCLPVALKELKNMNKKKAFIVTDKVLYELGVAKKTTDVLDEIGISYKVFFDVAPDPTLEIAKKGAKEMMDFNPDTIIAIGGGSAMDAAKIMWVMYEHPEVEFEDLAMRFMDIRKRVYQFPHMGDKAMMISVATSAGTGSEVTPFAVITDEKTGVKYPLADYELTPDMAIIDADLMLNMPKGLTAASGIDALTHAVEAYVSVMASEYTDGLCLEAIETIFEYLPKAYKEGAKDIEAREKMAHASTIAGMAFANAFLGVCHSMAHKLGSMHHVPHGIANALLINETIKFNSEDMPRKQTAFPQYKYPNAKAKYAKIADYLSLGGKTDDEKVELLIKAIDKLKAEVNIPTSIEEAGVSKDKFFKTLDEMSEQAFDDQCTGANPRYPLISEIKEMYTNVFSNKK
- a CDS encoding DUF2325 domain-containing protein translates to MSVFVVGGDKIQTIKENLKEMGFNKISHVTGRRTRHRKIQVPTNTDLVLVLTDYVGHTVVESIKEQSKSQNTRIVYSRRAWTSIEKTLKDTIGEN
- a CDS encoding DUF3793 family protein → MSRNLVTKYMNVINAMENKKYLYSLLLYLIAPTLDGVKPSTIVTLSTSGKNLDLLWSKYKKGFLEIYKINYIELKKTDKCTTILFYHKEALNKVLYNKYNLEFLKEIGYRDFSNEESFLLKLKSRFKDTCPHEIGIFLGIPLEEVKSFIQDPKRECIYCGYWKVYNDIQKAKKQFTTYDISRTNMILEVLEKEQVCN